One part of the Capricornis sumatraensis isolate serow.1 chromosome 13, serow.2, whole genome shotgun sequence genome encodes these proteins:
- the GTF2H5 gene encoding general transcription factor IIH subunit 5 has protein sequence MRTLLSVPRRCGIRGWKGSSAPSDWEKMVNVLKGVLIECDPAMKQFLLYLDESNALGKKFIIQDIDDTHVFVIAELVNVLQERVGELMDQNAFSLTQK, from the exons ATGCGCACTCTGTTGTCGGTGCCTCGGCGCTGTGGGATCCGTGGGTGGAAAG GGTCATCAGCACCTTCTGACTGGGAAAAGATGGTCAACGTCTTGAAAGGAGTGCTTATAGAATG TGACCCTGCCATGAAGCAGTTTCTGCTGTACTTGGACGAGTCAAATGCCCTCGGGAAGAAGTTCATCATTCAGGACATTGATGACACTCATGTCTTCGTAATAGCAGAGTTGGTTAATGTCCTCCAGGAGCGAGTAGGCGAATTAATGGACCAGAATGCCTTTTCTCTTACCCAGAAGTGA